One genomic window of Angustibacter sp. Root456 includes the following:
- the dnaB gene encoding replicative DNA helicase, whose product MSITDVDRPAQYGPPDGPGESFDRTPPQDVAAEQSVLGGMMLSKDAIADVVEVVRGNDFYRPAHELVYDAILDLYGRGEPADAVTVSDELTKRGDLGRVGGAPYLHTLISSVPTAANAGYYARIVRERAVLRRLVEAGTKIVQLGYATTGGDVDDIVNAAQAEVYAVTERRTSEDYLPIGQIIEPTVDEIEAAGHRGEGMIGVPTGFADLDRLTNGLHPGQMVVLAARPAIGKALALDTPMPTPTGWTTMGDVQVGDELLGADGAPTRVVAATDVMVDRPCYEVHFSDGSVIVADAEHQWVTTTRASRRGPAAVRVRRRGDSELTLGSVRTTEEIAQTLRCETADGRLNHAVPTTEPLELPERDFLVQPYTLGAWLGDGTSAAASLTSADPEIVMRLEADGLVVQPTGAHLRYSLKLPTEAVVERACVVCGALFQPRTSQVRTCGRSCGGRAKTVSAPVATPTCPDCGVETCGLVRCQECHWKYGTVAGRLRTIGVLNNKHIPADYLRGSVQQRRDLLAGLLDTDGTVMPTGVVQFTSTNQRLAEGVRELVLSLGHRCGFATRPVRGRTDASSTAYTVSFSTDDTVFWLERKRLLHKERGARRFTRRRSRFITEVRPVASVPVRCLQVDSPDHLFLAGRSMIPTHNSTMGLDIARSASIHNGLTSVIFSLEMSRTEITMRMLSAEAKIPLQKLRQGRLEDSDWTKMARTMGELSDAPLFIDDSPNMSLMEIRAKCRRLKQRHDLKLVIIDYLQLMSSGKRVESRQQEVSEFSRALKLLAKELEVPVIAISQLNRGPEQRTDKKPQMSDLRESGCLTADTRILRADTGAETTMGELFASGATDVPVWSLDDSLRYVRRHLTHVFSTGVKPVFKLTLASGKQVRATANHPFLTYDGWRRLDQLEVGSRLGVPRHVPAPELEAVRSDEEVLAAISGPELGTSHDVPSWMFHLPKRQIGIALCRLWSAGGALRAPQGPDAGTVVWAGEASLGEAITRLLLRFGISVKSTGAGPVVGLELRDADDRRRFLQEIGLEESFDVDARDVLERARDDTATTPQRLADPVMWSHIESMLRAGPRSGQSLLSGITAVMDRADLDVHAVNDLLWDEVVSIEPDGEEQVFDATVVGNHNFIANGVAVHNSIEQDADMVILLHREDAYEKESPRAGEADFIVAKHRNGPTDTITVAFQGHYSRFVDMAQS is encoded by the coding sequence GTGTCGATCACCGACGTGGACAGGCCGGCGCAGTACGGCCCACCGGACGGCCCGGGGGAGTCGTTCGACCGCACCCCGCCGCAGGATGTGGCGGCCGAGCAGTCCGTGCTCGGCGGCATGATGCTGAGCAAGGACGCCATCGCCGACGTCGTCGAGGTCGTCCGCGGCAACGACTTCTACCGACCCGCCCACGAGCTCGTCTACGACGCGATCCTCGACCTCTACGGCCGGGGCGAACCGGCCGACGCCGTCACCGTCTCCGACGAGCTCACCAAGCGGGGCGACCTCGGCCGGGTGGGCGGTGCGCCGTACCTGCACACGCTCATCTCGTCGGTGCCCACGGCCGCGAACGCGGGCTACTACGCGCGCATCGTCCGCGAGCGGGCGGTGCTGCGCCGGCTCGTCGAGGCCGGCACCAAGATCGTGCAGCTGGGCTACGCCACCACCGGCGGCGACGTCGACGACATCGTCAACGCCGCCCAGGCCGAGGTGTACGCCGTCACCGAACGCCGCACGAGCGAGGACTACCTGCCGATCGGCCAGATCATCGAGCCGACGGTCGACGAGATCGAGGCGGCCGGTCACCGCGGCGAGGGCATGATCGGCGTCCCCACCGGGTTCGCCGACCTCGACCGGCTCACCAACGGCCTGCACCCGGGTCAGATGGTGGTTCTCGCCGCCAGACCGGCCATCGGCAAGGCGCTCGCGCTCGACACGCCGATGCCGACGCCGACGGGTTGGACGACGATGGGCGACGTCCAGGTGGGTGACGAGCTCCTGGGGGCCGACGGTGCCCCCACCCGGGTGGTCGCCGCGACCGACGTGATGGTCGACCGCCCCTGCTACGAAGTGCACTTCTCGGACGGCTCGGTGATCGTCGCGGATGCCGAGCACCAGTGGGTCACGACGACGCGGGCTTCCCGTCGCGGGCCGGCTGCTGTCCGTGTGCGCCGGCGGGGCGACTCCGAGCTGACCCTCGGGTCGGTGCGCACCACCGAGGAGATCGCGCAGACGCTGCGCTGCGAGACCGCTGACGGTCGGCTCAACCACGCTGTCCCGACGACCGAGCCGCTCGAGCTCCCCGAGCGGGACTTTCTCGTCCAGCCGTACACGCTCGGCGCCTGGCTCGGCGACGGCACGAGCGCGGCTGCGTCCCTGACGAGCGCCGACCCCGAGATCGTCATGCGCTTGGAGGCCGACGGCCTCGTCGTGCAACCTACGGGTGCGCACCTGCGCTACTCGCTGAAGCTGCCGACAGAGGCGGTCGTGGAGCGTGCGTGCGTCGTGTGCGGCGCGCTCTTCCAGCCGCGGACCAGCCAGGTGCGCACCTGTGGTCGCTCGTGCGGAGGGCGCGCCAAGACGGTGAGCGCGCCGGTCGCGACGCCCACGTGCCCCGACTGCGGTGTGGAGACCTGCGGACTCGTGCGGTGCCAGGAGTGCCATTGGAAGTACGGCACGGTAGCGGGTCGCCTGCGCACGATCGGAGTCCTGAACAACAAGCACATCCCCGCCGACTACCTGCGCGGGAGCGTCCAGCAGCGACGAGACCTGCTCGCCGGTCTCCTCGACACCGACGGCACCGTCATGCCGACGGGCGTCGTGCAGTTCACGAGCACGAACCAGCGGCTGGCCGAGGGCGTCCGCGAGCTCGTCCTGAGCCTGGGGCACCGGTGTGGTTTCGCCACGAGGCCAGTTCGCGGACGCACCGACGCCTCGTCCACCGCGTACACAGTGTCGTTCAGCACGGACGACACGGTCTTCTGGCTCGAGCGCAAGCGCCTGCTCCACAAGGAGCGCGGCGCTCGTCGGTTCACCCGTCGACGGTCGCGCTTCATCACCGAGGTGCGTCCGGTGGCGTCGGTGCCGGTGCGTTGCCTGCAGGTCGACTCGCCCGACCACCTGTTCCTCGCAGGCCGGTCGATGATCCCGACGCACAACTCCACGATGGGTCTCGACATCGCCCGGTCGGCGTCGATCCACAACGGGCTGACGTCGGTCATCTTCTCGCTCGAGATGAGCCGCACCGAGATCACCATGCGCATGCTCAGCGCCGAGGCCAAGATCCCGCTGCAGAAGCTGCGCCAGGGGCGGTTGGAGGACTCCGACTGGACCAAGATGGCGCGCACCATGGGCGAGCTGAGCGACGCGCCGCTGTTCATCGACGACAGCCCCAACATGTCGCTGATGGAGATCCGCGCGAAGTGCCGGCGGCTGAAGCAGCGGCACGACCTCAAGCTCGTGATCATCGACTACCTGCAGCTGATGAGCAGCGGCAAGCGCGTCGAGTCCCGTCAGCAGGAGGTCTCGGAATTCTCCCGAGCCCTCAAGCTGCTGGCCAAGGAGCTCGAGGTGCCGGTGATCGCGATCAGCCAGCTCAACCGTGGCCCGGAGCAGCGCACCGACAAGAAGCCGCAGATGAGCGACCTTCGCGAATCGGGCTGCCTCACCGCCGACACCCGCATCCTGCGCGCCGACACCGGCGCCGAGACGACGATGGGCGAGCTGTTCGCCTCGGGCGCCACCGACGTCCCGGTGTGGTCGCTCGACGACTCACTGCGGTACGTCCGACGTCATCTCACGCACGTATTCTCGACGGGTGTGAAGCCGGTCTTCAAGCTCACCCTCGCCTCCGGCAAGCAGGTGCGGGCGACCGCCAACCACCCGTTCCTCACCTATGACGGTTGGCGACGGCTCGACCAGCTGGAGGTCGGTTCGCGGCTGGGCGTCCCGCGGCACGTCCCCGCGCCCGAGCTGGAGGCGGTACGAAGTGACGAGGAGGTGCTGGCGGCGATCAGCGGACCTGAACTAGGCACCTCGCACGATGTCCCCTCGTGGATGTTCCACCTGCCGAAGCGTCAGATCGGCATCGCTCTGTGCCGACTCTGGTCCGCGGGTGGAGCATTGCGAGCACCCCAAGGACCCGACGCCGGCACCGTCGTCTGGGCAGGTGAAGCCTCCCTCGGCGAGGCGATCACTCGCCTCCTGCTCCGCTTCGGGATCAGCGTGAAGTCGACCGGTGCTGGACCTGTTGTTGGATTGGAGCTGCGCGACGCCGACGACCGACGGCGCTTCCTTCAGGAGATCGGTCTCGAGGAGTCGTTCGACGTCGACGCCCGCGACGTGCTGGAGCGGGCGCGCGATGACACCGCGACGACACCACAGCGGCTGGCCGATCCCGTCATGTGGTCCCACATCGAGTCGATGCTGCGCGCCGGTCCGCGTTCGGGTCAGTCTCTGCTGTCGGGCATCACGGCCGTGATGGATCGGGCGGATCTCGACGTCCATGCAGTCAATGACCTGCTCTGGGACGAGGTCGTGTCGATCGAGCCGGACGGCGAGGAGCAGGTCTTCGACGCCACGGTCGTCGGCAACCACAACTTCATCGCGAACGGCGTCGCGGTGCACAACTCCATCGAGCAGGATGCCGACATGGTGATCCTGCTCCACCGCGAGGACGCCTACGAGAAGGAGTCGCCGCGCGCGGGCGAGGCGGACTTCATCGTCGCGAAGCACCGTAACGGCCCCACCGACACGATCACGGTCGCCTTCCAGGGTCACTACTCGCGCTTCGTCGACATGGCTCAGAGCTAG